One genomic segment of Protaetiibacter intestinalis includes these proteins:
- the rpsN gene encoding 30S ribosomal protein S14: MAKKSKIAKNEQRKVIVERYAAKRLELKKALVDPNSTDEQREAARVGLQKLPRDASPIRVRSRDAIDGRPRGVLSNYGVSRVRFRDMAHRGELPGVTKSSW, from the coding sequence ATGGCCAAGAAGAGCAAGATCGCGAAGAACGAGCAGCGGAAGGTCATCGTCGAGCGCTACGCCGCGAAGCGCCTCGAGCTCAAGAAGGCGCTCGTGGACCCGAACTCGACCGACGAGCAGCGCGAGGCCGCCCGCGTGGGCCTGCAGAAGCTGCCCCGCGACGCGTCGCCCATCCGCGTGCGCAGCCGCGACGCCATCGACGGCCGCCCCCGCGGTGTGCTGTCGAACTACGGCGTCTCGCGTGTGCGTTTCCGCGACATGGCGCACCGTGGCGAGCTGCCCGGCGTGACCAAGTCGAGCTGGTAA
- the rpmG gene encoding 50S ribosomal protein L33, with protein MAKKAQDVRPIIKLRSTAGTGYTYVTRKNRRNDPDRIVLKKYDPIVRKHVEFREER; from the coding sequence ATGGCCAAGAAGGCTCAGGACGTCCGTCCGATCATCAAGCTCCGCTCGACCGCCGGTACCGGGTACACCTACGTGACCCGCAAGAACCGTCGCAACGACCCCGACCGCATCGTGCTGAAGAAGTACGACCCCATCGTGCGCAAGCACGTCGAGTTCCGAGAGGAGCGTTAA
- the rpmB gene encoding 50S ribosomal protein L28: MAAVCQVTGAVPGFGHNISHSHRRTKRRFDPNVQKKKYYVPSLKRTVTLTVSAKGIKVIDARGIEAVVQDLLARGEKI, translated from the coding sequence ATGGCAGCTGTGTGCCAGGTGACCGGAGCCGTTCCCGGCTTCGGACACAACATCTCGCACTCGCACCGCCGGACGAAGCGCCGCTTCGACCCGAACGTGCAGAAGAAGAAGTACTACGTCCCGTCGCTCAAGCGCACCGTGACCCTGACCGTGTCCGCCAAGGGCATCAAGGTGATCGACGCACGCGGCATCGAGGCGGTCGTCCAGGACCTCCTCGCACGAGGGGAGAAGATCTGA